In a genomic window of Allomeiothermus silvanus DSM 9946:
- a CDS encoding CRISPR-associated helicase/endonuclease Cas3 → MSLSDAAKALWAKSDRNKDGGEWHPLIAHLLDVAACAEVILEREPKKTLELYAQDLGLPLEQAKAWVCALAGLHDIGKASPAFQQKWPEGKKRVCDAGLTWTVDPTPPPNDVSHSVISEEVLPELLEERGWVLGAAQNVAAAVGEHHGFRATRQDLDDVTSREKGKGVWDEVRQELFEAVLEVLEVGNAPNVSIYKGAAFERLAGLASFADWIGSSLDFHPLGDDLAQYYQNAKARAAQKLDDIGWFQREALMKEPQTLEAVFAYLGKPDQPFKPRPLQAVLERLLEGINTPALFLVEAPMGEGKTEAAFYAHLRLQSANGHRGMYISLPTQATGNLMFERAKEFLGRYGKSRRLDLQLLHGASELVEEYQKIRVRPNTPEGGEEGVEAQVWFSHRKRGLLSEYAVGTVDQALLGILPTRHQFVRLWGLGNRVVVLDEVHAYDTYTSGLIESLVRWLWALDSSVVLMSATLPKAKREALLKAFGAGEIPKVEDKPKPYPRITRVVKGDPKPMVETFAARKQPTLALKALPLDLEALAGKALEQAQSGGCVACIVNTVQRAQDLYQALVGKADGVEVHLFHARYPLEERLERERTVLAKFGKPGQRPQKAVLVATQVVEQSLDLDFDVMFTDLAPVDLVLQRAGRLHRHERDPKERHAHTKPVLWVAGLEAEGVPNFGSAERIYERYILLRSWLALRSRTHIDLPGDIDRLVQEVYSEPEPQGLSEEWKTALEQARTRMEQRNARDQDEAAYAPFGEPCETDWLDPQTFPKLPDDEPNPDDDPSLLHTRKGSPSATVVLLHKVGGQLCLDASGKEPVSLARKLELAEAKRVFARSVKLSRHELTSNDFAALKAHRKSQGLAAKVWSETPLLAHAHPVVLEEGRAVLGELELELHPELGVVYRSAL, encoded by the coding sequence GTGAGCCTCTCGGATGCTGCTAAGGCCTTGTGGGCCAAGAGCGACCGCAACAAAGACGGGGGCGAATGGCACCCGCTCATAGCCCACCTGTTGGATGTGGCCGCTTGCGCCGAGGTGATTTTAGAGCGGGAGCCAAAGAAAACGTTAGAACTCTATGCTCAAGACCTGGGCCTCCCGCTCGAGCAGGCCAAGGCTTGGGTTTGCGCCCTAGCGGGCCTGCACGACATCGGTAAAGCCAGCCCGGCCTTTCAGCAAAAGTGGCCCGAGGGCAAAAAACGGGTCTGTGACGCAGGGTTGACCTGGACTGTAGACCCTACCCCCCCACCGAATGACGTTTCCCACAGCGTGATCAGTGAGGAGGTGCTGCCCGAACTCCTCGAGGAGCGAGGTTGGGTACTCGGGGCCGCCCAGAATGTTGCGGCAGCGGTGGGTGAGCACCATGGTTTCAGGGCCACACGGCAAGACCTCGATGATGTGACCAGCAGGGAAAAAGGTAAAGGGGTCTGGGACGAGGTACGCCAGGAACTGTTCGAAGCGGTACTTGAGGTGCTCGAGGTAGGGAATGCCCCCAATGTCTCTATCTACAAGGGTGCGGCCTTCGAGCGCCTGGCAGGCCTCGCCAGCTTCGCCGACTGGATCGGCTCGAGCCTCGACTTTCACCCGCTCGGGGACGACTTGGCCCAGTATTACCAGAACGCTAAAGCGCGGGCCGCGCAAAAGCTCGATGACATCGGCTGGTTCCAGCGGGAGGCCCTGATGAAGGAGCCGCAAACCCTGGAGGCGGTGTTCGCCTACCTGGGCAAGCCCGACCAGCCCTTCAAACCCCGCCCGCTGCAAGCCGTGCTCGAGCGCTTGCTAGAGGGGATCAACACCCCTGCGCTGTTCTTGGTCGAGGCCCCAATGGGCGAAGGCAAGACCGAGGCTGCCTTCTACGCCCACCTGCGCTTGCAATCGGCCAACGGGCACCGGGGGATGTACATCTCTTTGCCCACCCAGGCCACCGGCAACCTGATGTTCGAGCGGGCCAAGGAGTTCTTGGGCCGCTACGGAAAATCCCGCAGGCTGGACCTGCAACTCCTGCACGGGGCCAGCGAGCTGGTGGAGGAGTACCAGAAGATACGCGTGCGCCCCAACACGCCTGAAGGAGGAGAGGAGGGGGTAGAGGCCCAGGTCTGGTTCTCCCACCGCAAGCGCGGCCTGCTCTCGGAGTATGCGGTGGGGACGGTGGATCAGGCGCTTCTGGGTATCCTGCCTACTAGGCATCAGTTCGTCCGGCTGTGGGGGCTGGGCAACCGGGTGGTGGTGCTGGACGAGGTGCATGCCTACGACACCTACACCAGCGGCCTCATCGAGTCGCTGGTGCGCTGGCTCTGGGCCTTGGACTCCTCGGTCGTGCTGATGAGCGCGACGCTGCCCAAGGCCAAGCGGGAGGCTTTGCTCAAGGCGTTCGGGGCAGGTGAGATACCCAAAGTGGAAGACAAACCCAAACCCTACCCACGCATTACCCGCGTCGTAAAGGGTGACCCTAAACCCATGGTGGAAACCTTTGCAGCGCGGAAACAGCCCACCCTGGCGCTAAAGGCTTTGCCGCTTGACCTCGAGGCCCTTGCCGGGAAAGCGCTCGAGCAGGCCCAATCGGGCGGCTGCGTGGCCTGCATTGTCAACACCGTGCAGCGGGCGCAGGACTTGTACCAGGCGCTGGTGGGCAAGGCGGATGGGGTGGAGGTTCACCTATTCCATGCCCGCTATCCCCTTGAGGAGCGCTTAGAGCGCGAGCGGACCGTCCTCGCCAAGTTTGGCAAACCGGGCCAGCGTCCTCAGAAAGCTGTCCTGGTCGCCACCCAGGTGGTCGAGCAATCCCTCGACCTCGACTTCGACGTGATGTTCACGGACTTAGCCCCGGTGGACTTGGTGCTGCAACGCGCCGGGCGGCTGCACCGTCACGAGCGTGATCCCAAGGAGCGCCACGCCCACACCAAGCCCGTGCTGTGGGTGGCGGGCTTGGAGGCCGAGGGCGTGCCGAATTTTGGTTCTGCCGAACGAATCTACGAGCGCTACATTTTGCTGCGGAGCTGGCTCGCGCTGCGGAGCCGCACCCACATTGACCTTCCGGGCGACATCGACCGCTTGGTGCAGGAGGTATACAGCGAGCCTGAGCCCCAGGGGCTTTCAGAAGAGTGGAAGACGGCCCTCGAGCAGGCCCGGACCCGCATGGAGCAAAGGAATGCGCGAGACCAGGACGAGGCGGCGTACGCGCCGTTTGGCGAACCCTGTGAGACCGACTGGCTCGATCCCCAGACCTTCCCCAAGCTCCCTGACGACGAACCCAACCCCGACGACGACCCCAGCCTGCTCCATACCCGCAAGGGTAGCCCTAGCGCCACGGTGGTACTGCTGCACAAGGTGGGGGGCCAGCTTTGCCTAGATGCAAGCGGCAAGGAGCCCGTGAGCCTTGCCAGAAAGCTCGAGCTGGCCGAGG